A single region of the Chitinophaga niabensis genome encodes:
- a CDS encoding winged helix DNA-binding domain-containing protein, with amino-acid sequence MTARDLIHLRLHHQLLSQTTATSVAEVVTHLCAMQAQDYAGAKWSVGLRLPGITDAGIEKALSAKEIVRTTTIRGTLHFVSPADVRWINAFVQPRIVSKYTGRYKQLELDDAVVRKSYTIFEKALDGKELTRKELEALLVKNGIVVTSDRMNHFLSRAALDQVICCGVRRGKEFTYALLDSWAPSSPAISMEEARAKLALRYFTGHGPATVNDFATWAGLTLGEARAGLAAVAGELSPLSFNDTTYWMKPLSSPYKNTSGVFLLPGFDEYFIGYEDRTLIVDEDRLKKLIPLNGIFSPTIVVNGRIEGTWKRTVKKNVLQMESAPFQPFSDSRQQAMVKASRPFAKFMELPVEWDF; translated from the coding sequence ATGACAGCCCGGGACCTAATTCATCTTCGTCTTCATCATCAACTCCTTTCTCAAACAACAGCCACCTCGGTTGCCGAAGTGGTTACACATCTCTGTGCCATGCAGGCGCAGGATTATGCCGGTGCGAAATGGTCTGTTGGGCTACGTTTACCGGGAATTACGGATGCAGGTATTGAAAAAGCCCTCTCTGCAAAGGAGATTGTGCGCACAACTACCATAAGGGGAACTTTGCATTTTGTTTCTCCCGCAGATGTGCGCTGGATCAATGCATTTGTGCAACCTCGTATTGTTTCAAAATACACCGGGCGTTATAAACAATTGGAGCTGGACGATGCAGTAGTTAGAAAAAGCTATACAATCTTTGAGAAGGCTTTAGATGGGAAAGAACTAACGCGGAAAGAGCTGGAAGCGCTGCTGGTAAAAAATGGCATCGTGGTTACGAGTGATCGGATGAATCATTTCCTCAGCCGCGCGGCATTAGACCAGGTGATCTGTTGTGGTGTACGCCGGGGCAAGGAATTCACTTATGCTTTGCTGGATAGCTGGGCGCCTTCTTCTCCGGCCATAAGCATGGAAGAAGCAAGGGCAAAATTAGCCCTGCGTTATTTTACAGGACATGGGCCGGCTACAGTAAACGATTTTGCGACATGGGCAGGCTTAACGTTAGGAGAAGCAAGAGCAGGGCTGGCCGCTGTTGCAGGAGAACTTTCTCCCCTCTCTTTTAATGATACAACATATTGGATGAAGCCGCTAAGCAGTCCTTATAAAAACACTTCCGGCGTTTTTTTATTGCCGGGGTTTGATGAATATTTTATCGGGTATGAAGATAGGACGCTGATCGTAGATGAAGATCGTTTGAAGAAATTAATTCCTTTGAATGGGATCTTCAGTCCTACTATTGTTGTGAACGGAAGGATAGAGGGTACCTGGAAGCGGACGGTAAAAAAGAACGTGCTGCAAATGGAAAGCGCCCCTTTTCAGCCATTCAGTGATTCCCGCCAGCAGGCCATGGTTAAAGCATCCAGGCCATTTGCGAAGTTTATGGA
- a CDS encoding Gfo/Idh/MocA family protein, producing the protein MHKKKNPEQESSRRKFLKNSLKGAVGTLALTNFPTIVPAHVVSGPLAPSNRINVGCIGNGRISREHDMPGVWKHDVARIIAVCDLDKNRLQSAQKLVTDYYTKKGQASSDAVKMYDDYRELLNNKDIDAVTISTPDHWHVLPAIHAVRAGKDVYMQKPASLTISEGRLLSNEVHKSGRILQIGSQQRSMPQFKKACELVRNGRIGKLHTIYVGLPIDNPAESTVETDMPIPAGLNYEKWLGETPYVPYTLKRVHPTNDFSRPGWLRCEQFGAGMITGWGAHHFDIVNWGMGTEYTGPIEITASAEFPPAGNLWDVHGPFKSENLYANGVKVLASNSYPNGVKFIGSEGWIFVSRGNYSATANDPASAAKNSKALDASDPRILSSVIGPNEIHLIDSKDHHGNWLESVISRNPPLAPIEVGHRACTVCLLNHAGMKLKRKLYWDPIKEVFKNDDEANAMLTRPQRFPYALD; encoded by the coding sequence ATGCATAAAAAGAAGAACCCGGAACAGGAATCTTCCCGCAGGAAATTCCTTAAAAATTCTCTCAAAGGCGCTGTTGGTACCTTAGCATTAACCAACTTCCCTACCATTGTTCCCGCCCATGTGGTGAGTGGCCCGCTGGCTCCCAGCAACCGCATCAATGTTGGATGTATCGGTAACGGGCGTATTTCCCGTGAACACGATATGCCCGGCGTATGGAAACATGATGTAGCCCGCATTATTGCTGTTTGTGACCTGGATAAGAACAGGCTGCAGTCTGCTCAAAAACTTGTGACAGATTATTACACAAAAAAAGGACAGGCCTCCTCAGATGCGGTTAAAATGTACGACGACTACCGCGAGCTTTTAAATAATAAAGACATTGATGCCGTTACCATCAGTACGCCTGATCACTGGCACGTGTTACCAGCTATTCATGCTGTACGTGCAGGGAAAGATGTATATATGCAAAAACCGGCATCGCTCACTATTTCGGAAGGAAGATTGCTGAGCAATGAAGTGCATAAGTCCGGCCGCATCCTGCAAATAGGTAGCCAGCAACGTTCCATGCCACAGTTCAAAAAAGCCTGTGAGCTGGTGCGTAACGGACGCATCGGTAAACTGCATACTATTTATGTGGGGCTGCCGATCGATAATCCCGCAGAAAGTACGGTTGAAACGGATATGCCCATCCCCGCAGGACTGAACTACGAAAAATGGCTGGGTGAAACACCTTATGTTCCTTATACTTTAAAGCGCGTGCATCCTACCAATGATTTTTCAAGGCCGGGATGGTTACGTTGTGAACAATTTGGTGCCGGGATGATCACCGGTTGGGGTGCTCACCATTTTGATATTGTGAACTGGGGCATGGGCACTGAATATACCGGGCCTATTGAAATTACCGCCAGCGCTGAGTTTCCGCCTGCCGGAAATCTTTGGGATGTACATGGGCCTTTCAAATCCGAGAACCTGTATGCCAACGGTGTGAAGGTATTGGCCAGTAACAGTTATCCCAATGGTGTGAAGTTCATTGGTTCTGAAGGATGGATCTTTGTTTCCCGCGGTAATTATTCTGCTACAGCAAACGATCCTGCTTCCGCTGCAAAGAACAGCAAAGCACTGGATGCAAGTGATCCGCGTATTTTATCTTCCGTAATAGGGCCTAATGAAATTCATCTGATAGACAGTAAAGACCATCATGGTAACTGGCTGGAATCTGTTATAAGCCGTAATCCGCCACTGGCGCCAATTGAAGTAGGGCACAGGGCTTGTACGGTTTGTCTCCTGAATCATGCAGGCATGAAACTGAAACGGAAATTATACTGGGACCCGATCAAAGAAGTATTCAAAAATGATGATGAAGCGAATGCCATGCTAACCCGTCCGCAGCGTTTCCCTTATGCATTAGATTGA
- a CDS encoding SDR family NAD(P)-dependent oxidoreductase, translating into MITSSEFELSGKLALVTGGGSGLGLSIAQKFVTYGARVVIAGRREDVLQAAVAKLGVNAAYKVCDLSQLSGIGALVESVEKDFGEIDILVNNAGINLKKNVLEVSDEEFAEVVRTNQLAVFSLTREVAKKMTVRKKGNIIMISSMASQYGIPKVIAYTAAKSAVEGMTRALAVELSPLGLRINCIAPGFIETDMSAKALNNDPERKNRVLSRTPMQYLGKPDDIGLAAVFLASDAAKYITGVVLPVDGGNSIGF; encoded by the coding sequence ATGATCACAAGCAGTGAATTTGAATTGTCCGGAAAACTGGCCCTGGTAACAGGTGGAGGCTCGGGACTAGGACTTTCTATCGCACAAAAGTTTGTTACATATGGCGCCCGCGTAGTTATTGCGGGCCGCCGGGAAGATGTTTTGCAGGCTGCTGTGGCCAAACTGGGAGTAAACGCAGCTTATAAAGTGTGTGATCTCTCCCAGCTTTCCGGAATCGGAGCTTTGGTGGAAAGTGTGGAAAAGGATTTTGGCGAGATAGATATCCTGGTGAACAATGCCGGTATCAATCTGAAAAAAAATGTGCTGGAAGTGAGTGATGAAGAATTTGCGGAAGTGGTGCGCACAAATCAACTCGCCGTTTTTTCCCTCACGCGGGAAGTGGCTAAAAAAATGACTGTGCGAAAAAAGGGCAACATCATTATGATCAGCTCTATGGCTTCGCAGTATGGCATTCCCAAAGTGATCGCGTACACGGCAGCAAAATCTGCGGTGGAGGGAATGACCAGGGCCCTGGCTGTTGAACTCTCGCCCCTGGGGCTTCGCATCAATTGCATTGCACCGGGCTTTATAGAAACAGACATGTCTGCCAAAGCATTGAACAACGACCCGGAAAGGAAGAACCGCGTGCTGAGCAGAACACCTATGCAATATTTAGGCAAACCGGATGATATAGGACTTGCTGCCGTATTCCTTGCTTCCGATGCCGCGAAATATATCACCGGAGTAGTTCTGCCAGTCGACGGCGGAAATTCAATCGGATTCTAA
- a CDS encoding putative oxidoreductase C-terminal domain-containing protein, whose protein sequence is MKYSYILALGLFSVACNQPTAKDKTDMVQLITLDPGHFHAALVQKSMYPGIDSVVNVYAPDGAELNAHLALIDSYNARPENPTRWKEVVYKGPDFLEKMLAEKKGNVVILAGNNKLKTAYINKSIAAGLNVLGDKPMAISEADFQLLEKTFAEADEKKVLLYDIMTERSEITNILQKELAHQPAVFGELEKGSVEKPAIEIESIHHFYKYVSGKILRRPSWFFDPAQQGDAIVDVNTHLVDIVQWMAFDTTIIDYKKDIEVQQAEKWPTPLKQSEFTAITGAETIPDNLKPFVVMDSIINVPANGTIHYAINGVNAKVTALWNYQAPEGGGDSHYALVRGTKANLVIRQGKEENWKPELYIEPLENDEKFAQDLQATIQSLQQKYPGIGVEKKETNWKITIPDNLKTGHEAHFADVMQRYLQFLKDGKVPEWEVRNMIAKYYVTTKGLAIARQQ, encoded by the coding sequence ATGAAATATTCCTACATCCTGGCTTTAGGCTTGTTTTCAGTAGCCTGCAATCAGCCAACGGCAAAAGACAAAACCGATATGGTACAGCTGATCACTTTGGACCCCGGGCATTTTCATGCAGCCCTTGTGCAAAAGTCCATGTATCCGGGTATTGACAGTGTGGTAAATGTGTATGCTCCTGATGGTGCAGAACTGAATGCGCACCTTGCACTGATTGATTCTTACAATGCAAGGCCTGAAAATCCTACTCGCTGGAAAGAGGTGGTGTATAAAGGGCCGGACTTCCTGGAGAAAATGCTGGCAGAGAAAAAAGGCAATGTGGTGATCCTCGCGGGAAACAATAAATTGAAAACGGCTTACATCAACAAGTCTATCGCTGCGGGATTAAATGTGCTGGGCGATAAACCCATGGCTATTTCTGAAGCAGACTTCCAATTACTGGAAAAGACCTTTGCAGAAGCAGACGAAAAAAAGGTATTGCTGTATGATATCATGACGGAGCGTTCTGAGATCACCAATATCCTGCAGAAAGAACTTGCTCATCAGCCAGCCGTTTTCGGGGAACTGGAAAAGGGTTCTGTGGAAAAACCGGCTATTGAAATTGAAAGTATCCATCACTTCTATAAATACGTTTCCGGCAAGATCTTAAGAAGACCATCCTGGTTCTTTGATCCTGCACAACAGGGAGATGCCATTGTGGATGTGAACACCCACCTGGTAGACATTGTACAATGGATGGCTTTTGATACCACCATCATTGATTACAAAAAAGATATTGAAGTACAACAGGCAGAGAAATGGCCTACTCCTTTAAAACAATCTGAGTTCACTGCCATCACGGGAGCAGAAACCATTCCGGATAACCTGAAACCATTTGTGGTAATGGATTCTATTATCAACGTACCGGCTAATGGCACTATCCATTATGCGATCAATGGTGTGAATGCAAAAGTTACGGCACTCTGGAACTACCAGGCCCCGGAAGGCGGAGGAGATAGCCACTATGCTTTGGTGCGTGGTACAAAAGCGAACCTGGTGATCCGCCAGGGTAAAGAGGAAAACTGGAAACCAGAGTTATATATAGAACCGCTGGAGAATGATGAAAAGTTTGCGCAGGACCTTCAGGCAACGATACAATCGTTACAGCAGAAGTATCCGGGCATTGGGGTAGAGAAAAAAGAAACGAACTGGAAGATCACTATTCCTGATAATCTCAAGACAGGCCATGAAGCACATTTTGCAGATGTAATGCAGCGTTACCTGCAATTCCTGAAAGATGGTAAGGTTCCTGAATGGGAAGTACGCAACATGATCGCTAAATATTACGTGACCACAAAAGGACTGGCAATCGCCAGGCAACAATAA
- a CDS encoding ThuA domain-containing protein encodes MESSQVNWKNIRVLVYTKNGKGYVHDNIPNAVAAFQKMGKEHGFTVDVSDDPKVFTDDNLHKYAALIFTSTNNEVFDTEQQKVAFMRYIQSGGGFMGVHSAIGTERSWTWFKQLLGGTFLWHARSQSFKVNVIDAAHPSVKDVPKVWTRFDECYFSKELYPGIKVVMVHDVSSLNPNQDTLIKKSMGSYGNLYPAVWYQDFDGGHVWFTALGHHKEDYEKADLVNHLYQGLHWLVGQTKGRDLSKAYATSPQTPVRY; translated from the coding sequence ATGGAAAGCAGCCAGGTGAACTGGAAAAATATCCGGGTACTGGTATACACTAAGAACGGCAAGGGTTATGTACATGATAATATTCCGAATGCGGTAGCAGCATTTCAGAAAATGGGGAAGGAGCATGGGTTTACGGTGGATGTATCGGATGATCCGAAAGTTTTTACTGATGATAACCTGCATAAATACGCAGCACTGATCTTTACGAGCACAAACAATGAAGTGTTCGATACAGAGCAGCAGAAAGTTGCCTTTATGCGGTATATTCAATCCGGCGGCGGATTTATGGGTGTTCACTCTGCCATTGGTACAGAACGCAGCTGGACCTGGTTCAAACAATTACTGGGCGGAACTTTCCTCTGGCATGCGCGGTCCCAGTCTTTCAAAGTGAATGTGATAGATGCGGCACATCCTTCCGTAAAAGATGTGCCCAAGGTATGGACGCGGTTTGACGAATGTTATTTTTCAAAAGAACTGTATCCCGGCATTAAGGTGGTAATGGTACATGATGTATCCAGCCTGAACCCTAACCAGGATACCCTGATCAAAAAGAGCATGGGTTCTTACGGGAATCTTTACCCGGCGGTATGGTACCAGGATTTTGATGGCGGGCATGTTTGGTTCACCGCTTTAGGACATCATAAAGAAGATTATGAAAAAGCGGACCTTGTGAACCATCTTTACCAGGGACTTCATTGGCTGGTTGGGCAAACAAAGGGGAGAGACCTTTCCAAAGCCTATGCTACCAGTCCGCAAACACCGGTTCGTTATTAA
- a CDS encoding LacI family DNA-binding transcriptional regulator yields MNKPHSVTIKDIAQQLKLSPSTVSRALRDSKDIKPETRLLVRQVAEELHYSPNPIALSLKEKRSKIIGVIVPEIANTFCSATIAGIEDIAYKRGYHVMIFQSHEAYEREVASVHLLESRRMDGLIISVSGETRRFDHLEEMNAPMVMFDRVHEGLPAHKVVVDDKAGAFQGVEHLIQQGFRDVAIISMAPWLSITENRLSGYKEALKKYNIPLRKEWMVHCDFNTTAMDAAIRHLFSGTAKPNALFFSVERLAISCLKVLGELGLRIPEDVALAGFSDNPVSPYLAPALTCIRQPTFEIGQISAELLIEQIEDPSAPVEYKTIQLNTTLDIRASSLRNV; encoded by the coding sequence ATGAATAAACCGCATTCCGTAACCATCAAAGATATTGCTCAACAGCTGAAGTTATCGCCTTCCACCGTTTCGAGGGCCTTGCGGGATAGCAAGGACATCAAGCCGGAAACGCGTTTACTTGTTCGGCAGGTGGCGGAAGAACTGCATTACAGCCCCAATCCCATTGCCCTCTCCTTAAAAGAAAAACGGAGTAAGATCATCGGTGTTATTGTCCCTGAAATTGCAAACACCTTTTGTTCCGCTACCATAGCCGGAATAGAGGATATCGCGTACAAAAGAGGTTATCATGTGATGATCTTCCAAAGCCATGAAGCTTATGAGCGGGAAGTGGCGAGTGTGCATTTACTGGAATCCCGCCGGATGGATGGGCTGATCATTTCCGTATCCGGGGAAACCCGCCGGTTTGATCACCTGGAAGAAATGAATGCTCCCATGGTAATGTTCGATCGTGTCCATGAAGGGCTCCCTGCGCATAAAGTAGTGGTGGATGATAAGGCCGGTGCTTTTCAGGGAGTAGAGCATTTAATTCAGCAGGGTTTCAGAGACGTTGCCATTATTTCCATGGCTCCCTGGTTATCCATCACAGAAAACAGGTTGAGCGGATATAAAGAAGCACTGAAGAAATATAATATCCCCCTGCGCAAAGAATGGATGGTGCATTGCGATTTTAATACAACAGCTATGGACGCTGCGATCCGCCATCTTTTCTCCGGTACCGCAAAACCAAACGCTTTATTCTTTTCCGTAGAAAGATTAGCCATCAGTTGCCTGAAAGTATTAGGGGAATTAGGTCTCCGTATTCCGGAAGATGTGGCCTTAGCCGGGTTCTCAGATAATCCGGTAAGCCCCTACCTGGCTCCTGCACTTACCTGCATCCGGCAACCAACTTTTGAAATAGGGCAGATCTCAGCCGAGTTGTTGATAGAACAAATTGAAGATCCTTCTGCCCCTGTAGAATACAAGACCATCCAGTTAAACACTACCCTGGATATAAGGGCCAGCAGCCTACGTAATGTGTAA
- a CDS encoding SusC/RagA family TonB-linked outer membrane protein, with protein MHRNKVLFVTLALLSSLSVFSQTKRFSGKVTSPEKGPIPGVTVQIKNTKIATATTEDGSFVLTASGDDRVTLVFSSIGFEPKEVAATTGVPLNVELKDDTRNLSDVVVVGYGSVKKTDLTGSVTSLKADKLKEIPAVSIEQAIQGRMAGVQVQQTSGQPGAGISIRIRGVSSIAGGNEPLYVIDGLPQFNDDVRGANGLSTINPSDIESIEVLKDAAATAIYGSRGANGVVMVTTKSGKVGQPRITFESSLGFQTIRKKLEMMNSQEYIDYSKAFYTNTGLPIPTDLANASAAINTDWQDEVFRTGALSNSSLSIGGGTERNRYFISAGYTNQQGIVMNSGYKRANVRVNVDSKISDRFSVQSRIMASRAIQDGFSPSVGDNIRNFGKSGVGSILRSITTVGVYNPDGSYTDTSPFSFNGIDVENPVAVAKEVLDRNTTTRVQGGLDFKAQILKGLSNTTRVSADFYHIRRDLYFPRLLPRLGNAIGSAELGLYDKTSVLAEDFLEYKYDISHDTYLEAIAGVSFQRDRFNSVDLAASGFGSDALKNYNFSSANTVSKPLTDVTESTIISGFARVRLNLKNKYLLAASIRRDGASVFAENNKYGVFPSVSAAWRVSEEDFLKESKWLSNLKLRASWGQAGNPAIKPYQSLLLGRTVNTGQGAGTGQAVGLAPTFPNPNLKWETTSQTNIGLDAGFLNEKFRLTFDYYVKTTTDLLALVQLPPSAGVGAGIGSGPGQILDNVGEVQNKGWELTLGANIVNTADWGFSVDVNLSQNKNKVTKTKDGKDIPTIAGGNDASGSNSIIRVGEPLSAFLGPKYLGMDKNGVPIHENLNGDKDANGVDIINALDNQIIGSPYPDLYYGINPSIRYKKLTLTSVWAGVSGSKINNFALFELAGPNVVQQYNKMKAASEFYPKPSLAASNQHFRSSRYMEDGSFFRMRNIRLDYSFNLGNSKTVKNLNVYASGQNLITFTNYSGFDPEVNTFNGNDRRQGVDLGSYPAAKTVTLGFSITF; from the coding sequence ATGCACAGAAACAAAGTCTTGTTTGTGACATTAGCTTTGCTTTCAAGCCTATCCGTCTTTTCACAGACCAAGCGATTCTCAGGTAAAGTAACATCTCCGGAAAAAGGCCCTATCCCCGGGGTTACGGTCCAGATCAAAAACACAAAAATTGCCACTGCTACAACGGAAGACGGCTCCTTTGTACTCACGGCTTCGGGAGACGATAGGGTCACCCTGGTTTTTTCCTCCATTGGCTTTGAGCCCAAAGAGGTAGCCGCCACAACAGGCGTGCCTTTAAATGTTGAACTGAAAGACGACACCAGGAACCTCAGCGATGTGGTGGTAGTAGGGTATGGTTCTGTGAAGAAAACAGACCTCACCGGTTCGGTCACTTCCCTGAAAGCAGATAAGCTGAAGGAGATCCCTGCCGTAAGCATTGAACAGGCTATCCAGGGAAGGATGGCGGGAGTGCAGGTGCAACAAACATCCGGCCAGCCCGGTGCGGGGATCAGTATCCGTATCAGGGGTGTTTCTTCTATCGCCGGAGGAAATGAACCTTTGTACGTAATTGATGGTCTGCCCCAGTTCAATGACGATGTGCGTGGCGCAAACGGATTATCTACCATCAATCCTTCAGATATAGAATCAATAGAAGTGCTGAAGGATGCTGCCGCCACGGCTATTTATGGATCAAGAGGCGCAAACGGGGTTGTGATGGTGACCACCAAATCCGGCAAGGTCGGCCAACCCAGGATCACTTTCGAAAGCTCTCTCGGTTTTCAAACCATCCGCAAAAAGCTGGAGATGATGAACAGCCAGGAATACATAGATTATTCAAAAGCCTTCTATACTAATACAGGCCTGCCTATTCCTACTGATCTCGCAAATGCCTCTGCTGCTATTAATACAGACTGGCAGGATGAAGTGTTCCGCACAGGCGCTTTATCTAACAGTAGTTTGAGTATCGGCGGCGGTACGGAAAGGAACCGGTATTTTATTTCGGCCGGATATACCAACCAGCAGGGTATTGTAATGAACAGCGGGTATAAACGCGCAAATGTGAGAGTGAATGTAGACAGTAAAATAAGCGATCGCTTTAGCGTACAATCCCGCATCATGGCCTCCCGCGCAATCCAGGACGGATTCTCTCCTTCCGTGGGAGACAATATCCGCAACTTCGGTAAATCCGGCGTAGGCTCTATTCTCCGCTCCATCACAACAGTGGGCGTATATAATCCTGATGGAAGTTATACGGATACCTCTCCTTTCAGCTTTAATGGTATTGATGTGGAAAACCCGGTAGCCGTAGCTAAAGAAGTATTGGACAGGAATACCACCACCCGCGTACAGGGAGGTCTTGATTTCAAAGCCCAGATATTAAAAGGGCTTTCCAATACCACCCGTGTTTCCGCAGACTTTTATCATATCCGCAGAGACCTCTATTTTCCAAGGCTCCTTCCCCGTTTAGGAAATGCCATCGGCTCCGCTGAACTGGGACTCTATGATAAAACATCCGTACTCGCAGAAGATTTCCTGGAATACAAATACGATATCTCACATGATACTTACCTGGAAGCCATTGCCGGGGTATCTTTCCAAAGGGACCGTTTTAATTCAGTAGACCTTGCGGCATCCGGTTTTGGTAGCGATGCCCTGAAGAATTATAACTTCAGCTCTGCCAACACGGTGAGTAAACCCTTAACGGATGTAACAGAAAGCACCATTATTTCGGGCTTTGCCAGGGTAAGGCTAAACCTGAAGAATAAATACCTGCTTGCTGCGAGCATCAGAAGAGATGGCGCCTCTGTATTTGCAGAAAATAATAAATATGGTGTGTTCCCTTCTGTTTCAGCAGCATGGCGCGTTTCAGAAGAAGACTTCCTGAAGGAAAGTAAATGGTTGTCTAATTTAAAACTAAGGGCCAGCTGGGGTCAGGCAGGTAACCCTGCTATCAAACCTTACCAGTCTTTATTGTTAGGAAGAACTGTGAACACTGGTCAGGGTGCCGGAACCGGCCAGGCTGTAGGGCTTGCGCCTACTTTTCCTAATCCCAATCTGAAATGGGAAACCACTTCTCAAACAAACATTGGTTTGGATGCAGGATTCTTAAATGAAAAATTCCGCCTCACTTTCGATTACTACGTTAAAACAACCACAGACCTTTTGGCGCTGGTACAATTACCACCATCCGCCGGAGTTGGTGCTGGTATTGGTTCCGGGCCAGGTCAGATCCTGGATAATGTAGGAGAAGTACAGAATAAAGGATGGGAACTAACATTGGGGGCCAACATTGTAAATACTGCAGACTGGGGATTCTCTGTGGATGTGAACCTTTCACAGAACAAGAATAAGGTCACCAAAACAAAAGATGGCAAAGACATCCCAACCATTGCAGGCGGTAACGATGCATCCGGTTCAAACAGTATCATCCGCGTGGGTGAGCCGCTTTCTGCTTTCCTCGGCCCCAAATACCTGGGCATGGATAAGAACGGGGTACCCATTCACGAAAACCTGAATGGCGATAAAGATGCCAACGGTGTGGATATTATCAATGCTTTGGATAACCAGATCATCGGAAGCCCCTACCCTGATCTGTATTATGGCATCAACCCCAGCATCCGCTATAAAAAACTTACGCTCACTTCCGTATGGGCTGGTGTAAGCGGATCAAAGATCAACAACTTCGCATTGTTTGAACTAGCCGGTCCAAACGTTGTACAGCAATACAACAAGATGAAAGCTGCCAGCGAGTTTTATCCTAAACCAAGTCTCGCCGCCAGTAATCAGCACTTCCGTTCTTCCCGTTATATGGAAGACGGATCTTTCTTCCGCATGAGGAATATAAGACTGGATTATAGCTTCAACCTGGGTAACAGCAAAACCGTCAAAAACCTGAATGTATATGCGAGCGGGCAAAACCTGATCACCTTTACAAACTACTCAGGCTTCGACCCCGAAGTAAATACATTTAATGGAAACGACCGTAGGCAGGGAGTTGACCTGGGATCTTATCCCGCAGCGAAAACCGTGACCTTAGGCTTTAGCATTACTTTTTAA